From a region of the Oryza sativa Japonica Group chromosome 6, ASM3414082v1 genome:
- the LOC9270771 gene encoding uncharacterized protein isoform X1 produces MAAVAAAEQSAEQFRGQAKLLFLPVADAVPRLSSFRPPATDAATPGSDSSYPTPTSIPPPPTSLPSTPTPVAVWRTVASVDNASPPSRLRSGTPTALMPTAPLRLQIDAADAHHTHHQVIVVPRRIPPLRRRRIPRPRRLLRCNPCAAGDPDGSSRHHHRCLLPLYRLYFECQQTYSCIMADITNKLLLPNYRRTIDDKLFQRKRNAHTLRPSLLYLGSPSRSSIRLHSFSPLPTQSLII; encoded by the exons atggcggcggtggcggcggcggagcagagcGCGGAGCAGTTCAGGGGCCAGGCGAAGCTCCTGTTCCTCCCCGTCGCCGACGCTGTCCCCCGCCTTTCCTCCTTCCGTCCAcctgccaccgacgccgccacccCTGGCAGTGACTCCTCCTACCCGACGCCGACGTCGATTCCCCCGCCGCCAACGTCACTGCCATCGACACCTACTCCTGTGGCAGTGTGGAGGACTGTTGCTTCCGTTGATAATGCATCCCCGCCATCGCGCCTCAGATCGGGGACACCGACGGCCCTCATGCCGACCGCGCCGCTGCGCCTCCAGATCGACGCTGCCGACGCCCATCACACGCACCACCAGGTAATCGTCGTGCCGCGCCGCATcccgcccctccgccgtcgtcgcatcCCGCGACCCCGGCGGCTACTCCGCTGCAACCCCTGTGCGGCAGGCGACCCCGATGGCTcctctcgtcaccaccaccgctgtCTTCTCCCATTGTATAG gCTTTACTTTGAATGCCAACAAACCTACAGCTGTATCATGGCTGATATCACCAACAAATTACTGCTGCCAAACTACAGGAGAACAATAGATGATAAGCTGTTCCAAAGAAAG AGGAATGCCCATACGCTCCGGCCATCTCTACTATATCTGGGATCCCCATCGCGCTCCTCCATTCGTCTCCACAGCTTCTCGCCCCTCCCAACCCAATCTCTAATCATCTGA
- the LOC9270771 gene encoding uncharacterized protein isoform X3, giving the protein MAAVAAAEQSAEQFRGQAKLLFLPVADAVPRLSSFRPPATDAATPGSDSSYPTPTSIPPPPTSLPSTPTPVAVWRTVASVDNASPPSRLRSGTPTALMPTAPLRLQIDAADAHHTHHQVIVVPRRIPPLRRRRIPRPRRLLRCNPCAAGDPDGSSRHHHRCLLPLYRRTIDDKLFQRKRNAHTLRPSLLYLGSPSRSSIRLHSFSPLPTQSLII; this is encoded by the exons atggcggcggtggcggcggcggagcagagcGCGGAGCAGTTCAGGGGCCAGGCGAAGCTCCTGTTCCTCCCCGTCGCCGACGCTGTCCCCCGCCTTTCCTCCTTCCGTCCAcctgccaccgacgccgccacccCTGGCAGTGACTCCTCCTACCCGACGCCGACGTCGATTCCCCCGCCGCCAACGTCACTGCCATCGACACCTACTCCTGTGGCAGTGTGGAGGACTGTTGCTTCCGTTGATAATGCATCCCCGCCATCGCGCCTCAGATCGGGGACACCGACGGCCCTCATGCCGACCGCGCCGCTGCGCCTCCAGATCGACGCTGCCGACGCCCATCACACGCACCACCAGGTAATCGTCGTGCCGCGCCGCATcccgcccctccgccgtcgtcgcatcCCGCGACCCCGGCGGCTACTCCGCTGCAACCCCTGTGCGGCAGGCGACCCCGATGGCTcctctcgtcaccaccaccgctgtCTTCTCCCATTGTATAG GAGAACAATAGATGATAAGCTGTTCCAAAGAAAG AGGAATGCCCATACGCTCCGGCCATCTCTACTATATCTGGGATCCCCATCGCGCTCCTCCATTCGTCTCCACAGCTTCTCGCCCCTCCCAACCCAATCTCTAATCATCTGA
- the LOC9270771 gene encoding uncharacterized protein isoform X2: MAAVAAAEQSAEQFRGQAKLLFLPVADAVPRLSSFRPPATDAATPGSDSSYPTPTSIPPPPTSLPSTPTPVAVWRTVASVDNASPPSRLRSGTPTALMPTAPLRLQIDAADAHHTHHQVIVVPRRIPPLRRRRIPRPRRLLRCNPCAAGDPDGSSRHHHRCLLPLYSCIMADITNKLLLPNYRRTIDDKLFQRKRNAHTLRPSLLYLGSPSRSSIRLHSFSPLPTQSLII; the protein is encoded by the exons atggcggcggtggcggcggcggagcagagcGCGGAGCAGTTCAGGGGCCAGGCGAAGCTCCTGTTCCTCCCCGTCGCCGACGCTGTCCCCCGCCTTTCCTCCTTCCGTCCAcctgccaccgacgccgccacccCTGGCAGTGACTCCTCCTACCCGACGCCGACGTCGATTCCCCCGCCGCCAACGTCACTGCCATCGACACCTACTCCTGTGGCAGTGTGGAGGACTGTTGCTTCCGTTGATAATGCATCCCCGCCATCGCGCCTCAGATCGGGGACACCGACGGCCCTCATGCCGACCGCGCCGCTGCGCCTCCAGATCGACGCTGCCGACGCCCATCACACGCACCACCAGGTAATCGTCGTGCCGCGCCGCATcccgcccctccgccgtcgtcgcatcCCGCGACCCCGGCGGCTACTCCGCTGCAACCCCTGTGCGGCAGGCGACCCCGATGGCTcctctcgtcaccaccaccgctgtCTTCTCCCATTGTATAG CTGTATCATGGCTGATATCACCAACAAATTACTGCTGCCAAACTACAGGAGAACAATAGATGATAAGCTGTTCCAAAGAAAG AGGAATGCCCATACGCTCCGGCCATCTCTACTATATCTGGGATCCCCATCGCGCTCCTCCATTCGTCTCCACAGCTTCTCGCCCCTCCCAACCCAATCTCTAATCATCTGA
- the LOC9270771 gene encoding uncharacterized protein isoform X4, whose product MAAVAAAEQSAEQFRGQAKLLFLPVADAVPRLSSFRPPATDAATPGSDSSYPTPTSIPPPPTSLPSTPTPVAVWRTVASVDNASPPSRLRSGTPTALMPTAPLRLQIDAADAHHTHHQVIVVPRRIPPLRRRRIPRPRRLLRCNPCAAGDPDGSSRHHHRCLLPLYRLCVHQREQREVRN is encoded by the exons atggcggcggtggcggcggcggagcagagcGCGGAGCAGTTCAGGGGCCAGGCGAAGCTCCTGTTCCTCCCCGTCGCCGACGCTGTCCCCCGCCTTTCCTCCTTCCGTCCAcctgccaccgacgccgccacccCTGGCAGTGACTCCTCCTACCCGACGCCGACGTCGATTCCCCCGCCGCCAACGTCACTGCCATCGACACCTACTCCTGTGGCAGTGTGGAGGACTGTTGCTTCCGTTGATAATGCATCCCCGCCATCGCGCCTCAGATCGGGGACACCGACGGCCCTCATGCCGACCGCGCCGCTGCGCCTCCAGATCGACGCTGCCGACGCCCATCACACGCACCACCAGGTAATCGTCGTGCCGCGCCGCATcccgcccctccgccgtcgtcgcatcCCGCGACCCCGGCGGCTACTCCGCTGCAACCCCTGTGCGGCAGGCGACCCCGATGGCTcctctcgtcaccaccaccgctgtCTTCTCCCATTGTATAG GCTATGTGTTCATCAAAGAGAACAAAGGGAAGTTAGAAATTAG
- the LOC136356986 gene encoding uncharacterized protein has protein sequence MVKTRNDPRDSNDASGSEEQTDEAHTSGAPGSSSSPPPENPTPPTFSSTTNPMEANDWLRAIEKKLNLLQCNDQEKVAFATHQLQGPASAWWDNYVVTRPDATKEKFLFGLDDELTNQLISGVYEDFEKLVDKAIRQEEQRNKMDRKRKAAQISFPQGNNQKPRFMTGQLGGPSTLIVCQHRPYHPSNFNNDYNGGSHNNSKQHNHNSTPPLLMAPAQSDLPAVSAQSEQPKKGAVGKPRPCFNCGKHGHFAGKCPKLNRTGPRFIQAHANHVSAEEAQAAPEVVLGTFPVNSYPATVLFDSGASHSFISKRFAGTHGLSVVELKIPMQVHTPGNDMRTAHYYPSVTIEIKRSPFLSNLILLESKDLDVILGMDWLTRNKGVIDCASRTITLTNDKGEKITFRSPASQKSVASLNQAAIEGQTETVEKSPRKLEDIPIVQEYPEVFPEDLTTMPPKREIEFRIDLAPGTAPIYKRPYRMTANELAEVKKQQDLEHLNLGIVEHGYVAALEARPTLVDQLRAAQLSSQFANGTV, from the exons atggtgaagacaaggaatgatccccgtgactccaacgacgccagtggcagcgaagagcagacAGATGAAGCTCATACTAGTGGTGCACCTGGCAGCAgttcatctccgccgcccgagaacccaaca ccacccactttctcaagcaccaccaacccaatggaggccaacgactggctccgtgctattgagaagaagctgaacctactgcaatgcaacgaccaagagaaagttgcttttgctacacaccagttgcaaggtcccgcttctgccTGGTGGGATAACTACGTGGTGACCCGTCCAGATGCAACGAAG gagaagtttttgtttgggctcgacgatgaattgaccaaccagcTAATCTCCGGAgtctatgaggactttgagaagcttgtggacaaggctatccgCCAGGAAGAGCAACGCAACAAAATGGACCGAAAAAGAAAGGCAGCTCAGATCAGCTTTCCTCAGGGGAACAATCAGAAGCCTCGCTTCATGACGGGACAGCTAGGTGGGCCTTCCACCCTGATCGTCTGTCAGCACCGTCCCTATCACCCGAGTAACTTCAACAACGATTACAAcggtggcagtcacaacaaTAGTAAGCAGCACAACCACAACTCGACTCCACCCCTACTAATGGCACCAGCTCAGTCAGATCTGCCAGCTGTGTCAGCTCAGTCAGAACAACCCAAGAAGGGGGCTGTAGGAAAGCCAAgaccctgcttcaactgtggcaagcACGGCCACTTTGCTGGCAAGTGTCCGAAGCTGAATCGCACTGGACCCAGGTTCATCCAGGCCCACGCCAATCATGTGTCTGCAGAGGAAGCAcaggcagcaccagaggtcgtgttgggcacgtttccagtgaactcatatccagcaacagttctctttgattcaggtgcctcgcattctttcatttccaaaAGATTTGCTGGGACACATGGATTATCGGTAGTGGAACTTAAAATACCGATGCAGGTTCATACCCCTGGAAATGATATGAGGACAGCACACTACTACCCCTCGGTGACTATAGAGATCAAAAGATCACCGTTTCtatccaacctcatccttctcgaatctaaagacctagatgtcattctcggaatggattggttgaccagAAACAAGGGAGTGATTGACTGCGCAAGCCGCACCATCACCCTAACCAACGACAAAGGGGAGAAGATCACCTTCCGTTCCCCAGCGTCGCAGAAGTCCGTAGCGAGTCTGAATCAGGCTGCTATTGAGGGTCAGACAGAAACAGTGGAGAAAAGTCCCAggaagttggaggatattcctatagtacaagagtatcctgaggtgttcccagaagacctcactacaatgccaccgaagagagaAATCGAGTTCCGGATCGATTTGGCACCCGGGactgctccaatttacaagaggccgtacagaatgacagctaatgagctagcagaggtcaagaagcag CAAGATCTTGAGCACCTAAATTTGGGCATCGTCGAACACGGGTACgtagctgccctagaggcacggcctacgctcgtggatcaactCAGAGCAGCTCAg ttatcaagccagTTTGCAAATGGCACCGTTTAA